One region of Gossypium raimondii isolate GPD5lz chromosome 6, ASM2569854v1, whole genome shotgun sequence genomic DNA includes:
- the LOC105773447 gene encoding protein RDM16 isoform X1, with protein MDKDKHATKRSRDRDGRHHRDSDHHHDSRDSHRRSDHRSSTSRRDERERSFEREGSRDRRHREGSYEEVEAKRKRKEREESEERGEKRSKLGEENRREKRERRRFGDKAKEDDEIEFSNGANGGDPVQNGAAQASLPKTGHPLPTKVSSISTAENKAYSVTGSHEVTGSSTDGSSSTGKSGANLSLDALAKAKKALQMQKELAEKLKKIPSLNKGPSSSSVVTTGAVQRPVSTVATSVATGPSSSSVPPASAAVASVKPPTTGMPAVPGLESIPNLEAVKRAQELAAKMGFRQDPQFAPLINLFPGQVQVDVPVAQKPTKAPLLRVDALGREIDEHGNIINVTKPSNLSTLKVNINKQKKDAFQILKPELEVDPESNPHFDARMGIDKNKLLRPKRMTFQFVEEGKWSKDAEVIKLKSQFGEAKAKELKAKQAQLAKAKADINPNLIEVSERIITKEKPKDPIPEIEWWDLPILVSGSYDDIPDGVLCEDKLKKEKITIYVEHPRPIEPPAEPAPPPPQPLKLTKKEQKKLRTQRRLAREKDKQEMIRQGLIEPPKPKVKLSNLMKVLGSEATQDPTKLEMEIRSAAAEREQAHVDRNIARKLTPAERREKKERKLFDDPNTVETIVSVYRINDLSDPKTRFKVDVNAQENRLTGCAVISEGITVVVVEGGSKSIKRYGKLMLRRINWAEAVKDDKDGDEDEDEEKPPNKCVLVWQGSVAKSSFNRFSVHECITEAAAKKVFADARVAHYWDLAVNFSENDF; from the exons ATGGACAAAGATAAACACGCAACCAAACGCTCCCGAGACCGCGACGGCCGGCATCACCGTGACTCCGATCACCACCACGACAGCCGCGATTCCCACCGGCGATCGGATCATAGATCTTCCACATCGCGCCGTGACGAGCGCGAGAGATCTTTTGAGAGGGAAGGATCGAGAGATAGGAGGCATCGCGAGGGTTCCTATGAAGAAGTTGAAGCGAAGAGGAAGAGGAAAGAGAGGGAAGAGAGTGAGGAGAGGGGGGAGAAGAGGAGTAAACTTGgagaagaaaatagaagagaaaagagagagaggagGAGATTTGGGGATAAGgctaaagaagatgatgaaattgagttCTCCAATGGCGCCAATGGTGGTGATCCAGTTCAAAAT GGTGCTGCTCAGGCATCATTACCGAAGACTGGTCACCCCCTTCCTACCAAGGTATCTTCGATTTCTACTGCTGAAAATAAAGCATATAGTGTTACCGGATCTCATGAGGTTACTGGATCTAGTACAGATGGCTCTTCTTCTACTGGGAAAAGTGGTGCAAACCTCTCTCTTGATGCCTTAGCCAAAGCGAAAAAGGCTTTACAAATGCAGAAAGAATTAGCTGAGAAACTGAAGAAGATACCCTCA TTGAACAAAGGCCCTAGCTCGAGTTCAGTAGTGACTACTGGAGCAGTTCAACGACCAGTCTCAACTGTGGCTACATCTGTTGCCACTGGACCATCAAGCTCATCAGTTCCCCCTGCCTCTGCAGCAGTAGCTTCTGTGAAGCCACCTACTACTGGCATGCCTGCTGTTCCGGGCCTTGAGTCAATACCCAATTTAGAAGCTGTTAAACGTGCTCAAGAGCTGGCTGCTAAGATGGGATTCCGCCAGGACCCTCAGTTTGCTCCTCTAATAAACTTGTTTCCCGGACAGGTGCAAGTAGATGTTCCAGTTGCGCAGAAACCTACGAAGGCACCTCTTCTCCGTGTTGATGCACTCGGTAGAGAAATTGATGAGCACGGTAATATCATAAATGTGACTAAACCAAGTAATCTTAGCACCCTCAAG GTCAACATTAACAAGCAAAAGAAAGATGCATTCCAGATCCTTAAACCTGAACTGGAGGTGGATCCAGAATCAAATCCACATTTTGATGCACGGATGGGAATCGATAAGAACAAGCTTCTTAGACCAAAAAGGATGACTTTTCAGTTTGTAGAGGAAGGGAAATGGTCAAAAGATGCAGAGGTCATCAAATTGAAG AGTCAATTTGGAGAAGCAAAAGCGAAAGAGCTAAAAGCAAAGCAAGCACAATTGGCAAAGGCAAAGGCTGATataaatccaaatttaattgaGGTGTCGGAAAGAATTATAACAAAGGAGAAACCAAAAGACCCAATTCCTGAAATAGAGTGGTG GGATTTACCTATTCTGGTTTCGGGTTCCTACGATGATATCCCTGATGGTGTGCTTTGTGAAGATAAACTGAAGAAGGAGAAAATCACAATATATGTTGAACATCCTCGTCCGATTGAGCCTCCTGCTGAGCCAGCTCCCCCACCACCTCAGCCCCTGAAGCTAACCAAGAAGGAGCAGAAGAAACTTCGGACTCAGCGACGTCTGGCCCGGGAGAAGGATAAACAGGAGATGATTAGACAAGGCTTGATAGAACCTCCAAAGCCAAAAGTTAAGTTGAGCAATttaatgaaagttttaggcTCCGAAGCTACCCAAGATCCTACTAAGCTTGAAATGGAAATCCGAAGTGCTGCTGCTGAGCGGGAGCAAGCTCATGTCGACAGGAACATTGCTCGCAAGCTTACTCCTGCTGAGCGCCgtgaaaagaaagagagaaagctTTTTGATGATCCAAATACGGTGGAGACTATTGTTTCGGTTTACAGGATCAATGACCTCTCTGATCCCAAGACCCGCTTCAAAGTCGATGTTAATGCCCAAGAAAACCGGTTGACTGGTTGTGCTGTGATTTCCGAGGGCATTACTGTTGTAGTAGTGGAAGGTGGAAGCAAATCCATTAAGAGGTATGGGAAGCTTATGCTTCGGCGAATCAACTGGGCTGAAGCTGTAAAAGATGACAAGGAcggagatgaagatgaagacgaAGAGAAACCACCTAACAAGTGTGTGCTGGTTTGGCAAGGTAGCGTTGCGAAATCAAGTTTCAACAGGTTCTCGGTTCACGAGTGCATCACCGAAGCAGCCGCGAAAAAGGTATTTGCTGATGCAAGAGTTGCCCATTACTGGGACCTTGCGGTTAATTTCTCTGAGAATGATTTTTGA
- the LOC105773447 gene encoding protein RDM16 isoform X2 gives MKKLKRRGRGKRGKRVRRGGRRGVNLEKKIEEKRERGGDLGIRLKKMMKLSSPMAPMVVIQFKMVLLRHHYRRLVTPFLPSTDGSSSTGKSGANLSLDALAKAKKALQMQKELAEKLKKIPSLNKGPSSSSVVTTGAVQRPVSTVATSVATGPSSSSVPPASAAVASVKPPTTGMPAVPGLESIPNLEAVKRAQELAAKMGFRQDPQFAPLINLFPGQVQVDVPVAQKPTKAPLLRVDALGREIDEHGNIINVTKPSNLSTLKVNINKQKKDAFQILKPELEVDPESNPHFDARMGIDKNKLLRPKRMTFQFVEEGKWSKDAEVIKLKSQFGEAKAKELKAKQAQLAKAKADINPNLIEVSERIITKEKPKDPIPEIEWWDLPILVSGSYDDIPDGVLCEDKLKKEKITIYVEHPRPIEPPAEPAPPPPQPLKLTKKEQKKLRTQRRLAREKDKQEMIRQGLIEPPKPKVKLSNLMKVLGSEATQDPTKLEMEIRSAAAEREQAHVDRNIARKLTPAERREKKERKLFDDPNTVETIVSVYRINDLSDPKTRFKVDVNAQENRLTGCAVISEGITVVVVEGGSKSIKRYGKLMLRRINWAEAVKDDKDGDEDEDEEKPPNKCVLVWQGSVAKSSFNRFSVHECITEAAAKKVFADARVAHYWDLAVNFSENDF, from the exons ATGAAGAAGTTGAAGCGAAGAGGAAGAGGAAAGAGAGGGAAGAGAGTGAGGAGAGGGGGGAGAAGAGGAGTAAACTTGgagaagaaaatagaagagaaaagagagagaggagGAGATTTGGGGATAAGgctaaagaagatgatgaaattgagttCTCCAATGGCGCCAATGGTGGTGATCCAGTTCAAAAT GGTGCTGCTCAGGCATCATTACCGAAGACTGGTCACCCCCTTCCTACCAAG TACAGATGGCTCTTCTTCTACTGGGAAAAGTGGTGCAAACCTCTCTCTTGATGCCTTAGCCAAAGCGAAAAAGGCTTTACAAATGCAGAAAGAATTAGCTGAGAAACTGAAGAAGATACCCTCA TTGAACAAAGGCCCTAGCTCGAGTTCAGTAGTGACTACTGGAGCAGTTCAACGACCAGTCTCAACTGTGGCTACATCTGTTGCCACTGGACCATCAAGCTCATCAGTTCCCCCTGCCTCTGCAGCAGTAGCTTCTGTGAAGCCACCTACTACTGGCATGCCTGCTGTTCCGGGCCTTGAGTCAATACCCAATTTAGAAGCTGTTAAACGTGCTCAAGAGCTGGCTGCTAAGATGGGATTCCGCCAGGACCCTCAGTTTGCTCCTCTAATAAACTTGTTTCCCGGACAGGTGCAAGTAGATGTTCCAGTTGCGCAGAAACCTACGAAGGCACCTCTTCTCCGTGTTGATGCACTCGGTAGAGAAATTGATGAGCACGGTAATATCATAAATGTGACTAAACCAAGTAATCTTAGCACCCTCAAG GTCAACATTAACAAGCAAAAGAAAGATGCATTCCAGATCCTTAAACCTGAACTGGAGGTGGATCCAGAATCAAATCCACATTTTGATGCACGGATGGGAATCGATAAGAACAAGCTTCTTAGACCAAAAAGGATGACTTTTCAGTTTGTAGAGGAAGGGAAATGGTCAAAAGATGCAGAGGTCATCAAATTGAAG AGTCAATTTGGAGAAGCAAAAGCGAAAGAGCTAAAAGCAAAGCAAGCACAATTGGCAAAGGCAAAGGCTGATataaatccaaatttaattgaGGTGTCGGAAAGAATTATAACAAAGGAGAAACCAAAAGACCCAATTCCTGAAATAGAGTGGTG GGATTTACCTATTCTGGTTTCGGGTTCCTACGATGATATCCCTGATGGTGTGCTTTGTGAAGATAAACTGAAGAAGGAGAAAATCACAATATATGTTGAACATCCTCGTCCGATTGAGCCTCCTGCTGAGCCAGCTCCCCCACCACCTCAGCCCCTGAAGCTAACCAAGAAGGAGCAGAAGAAACTTCGGACTCAGCGACGTCTGGCCCGGGAGAAGGATAAACAGGAGATGATTAGACAAGGCTTGATAGAACCTCCAAAGCCAAAAGTTAAGTTGAGCAATttaatgaaagttttaggcTCCGAAGCTACCCAAGATCCTACTAAGCTTGAAATGGAAATCCGAAGTGCTGCTGCTGAGCGGGAGCAAGCTCATGTCGACAGGAACATTGCTCGCAAGCTTACTCCTGCTGAGCGCCgtgaaaagaaagagagaaagctTTTTGATGATCCAAATACGGTGGAGACTATTGTTTCGGTTTACAGGATCAATGACCTCTCTGATCCCAAGACCCGCTTCAAAGTCGATGTTAATGCCCAAGAAAACCGGTTGACTGGTTGTGCTGTGATTTCCGAGGGCATTACTGTTGTAGTAGTGGAAGGTGGAAGCAAATCCATTAAGAGGTATGGGAAGCTTATGCTTCGGCGAATCAACTGGGCTGAAGCTGTAAAAGATGACAAGGAcggagatgaagatgaagacgaAGAGAAACCACCTAACAAGTGTGTGCTGGTTTGGCAAGGTAGCGTTGCGAAATCAAGTTTCAACAGGTTCTCGGTTCACGAGTGCATCACCGAAGCAGCCGCGAAAAAGGTATTTGCTGATGCAAGAGTTGCCCATTACTGGGACCTTGCGGTTAATTTCTCTGAGAATGATTTTTGA
- the LOC105773447 gene encoding protein RDM16 isoform X3 gives MQKELAEKLKKIPSLNKGPSSSSVVTTGAVQRPVSTVATSVATGPSSSSVPPASAAVASVKPPTTGMPAVPGLESIPNLEAVKRAQELAAKMGFRQDPQFAPLINLFPGQVQVDVPVAQKPTKAPLLRVDALGREIDEHGNIINVTKPSNLSTLKVNINKQKKDAFQILKPELEVDPESNPHFDARMGIDKNKLLRPKRMTFQFVEEGKWSKDAEVIKLKSQFGEAKAKELKAKQAQLAKAKADINPNLIEVSERIITKEKPKDPIPEIEWWDLPILVSGSYDDIPDGVLCEDKLKKEKITIYVEHPRPIEPPAEPAPPPPQPLKLTKKEQKKLRTQRRLAREKDKQEMIRQGLIEPPKPKVKLSNLMKVLGSEATQDPTKLEMEIRSAAAEREQAHVDRNIARKLTPAERREKKERKLFDDPNTVETIVSVYRINDLSDPKTRFKVDVNAQENRLTGCAVISEGITVVVVEGGSKSIKRYGKLMLRRINWAEAVKDDKDGDEDEDEEKPPNKCVLVWQGSVAKSSFNRFSVHECITEAAAKKVFADARVAHYWDLAVNFSENDF, from the exons ATGCAGAAAGAATTAGCTGAGAAACTGAAGAAGATACCCTCA TTGAACAAAGGCCCTAGCTCGAGTTCAGTAGTGACTACTGGAGCAGTTCAACGACCAGTCTCAACTGTGGCTACATCTGTTGCCACTGGACCATCAAGCTCATCAGTTCCCCCTGCCTCTGCAGCAGTAGCTTCTGTGAAGCCACCTACTACTGGCATGCCTGCTGTTCCGGGCCTTGAGTCAATACCCAATTTAGAAGCTGTTAAACGTGCTCAAGAGCTGGCTGCTAAGATGGGATTCCGCCAGGACCCTCAGTTTGCTCCTCTAATAAACTTGTTTCCCGGACAGGTGCAAGTAGATGTTCCAGTTGCGCAGAAACCTACGAAGGCACCTCTTCTCCGTGTTGATGCACTCGGTAGAGAAATTGATGAGCACGGTAATATCATAAATGTGACTAAACCAAGTAATCTTAGCACCCTCAAG GTCAACATTAACAAGCAAAAGAAAGATGCATTCCAGATCCTTAAACCTGAACTGGAGGTGGATCCAGAATCAAATCCACATTTTGATGCACGGATGGGAATCGATAAGAACAAGCTTCTTAGACCAAAAAGGATGACTTTTCAGTTTGTAGAGGAAGGGAAATGGTCAAAAGATGCAGAGGTCATCAAATTGAAG AGTCAATTTGGAGAAGCAAAAGCGAAAGAGCTAAAAGCAAAGCAAGCACAATTGGCAAAGGCAAAGGCTGATataaatccaaatttaattgaGGTGTCGGAAAGAATTATAACAAAGGAGAAACCAAAAGACCCAATTCCTGAAATAGAGTGGTG GGATTTACCTATTCTGGTTTCGGGTTCCTACGATGATATCCCTGATGGTGTGCTTTGTGAAGATAAACTGAAGAAGGAGAAAATCACAATATATGTTGAACATCCTCGTCCGATTGAGCCTCCTGCTGAGCCAGCTCCCCCACCACCTCAGCCCCTGAAGCTAACCAAGAAGGAGCAGAAGAAACTTCGGACTCAGCGACGTCTGGCCCGGGAGAAGGATAAACAGGAGATGATTAGACAAGGCTTGATAGAACCTCCAAAGCCAAAAGTTAAGTTGAGCAATttaatgaaagttttaggcTCCGAAGCTACCCAAGATCCTACTAAGCTTGAAATGGAAATCCGAAGTGCTGCTGCTGAGCGGGAGCAAGCTCATGTCGACAGGAACATTGCTCGCAAGCTTACTCCTGCTGAGCGCCgtgaaaagaaagagagaaagctTTTTGATGATCCAAATACGGTGGAGACTATTGTTTCGGTTTACAGGATCAATGACCTCTCTGATCCCAAGACCCGCTTCAAAGTCGATGTTAATGCCCAAGAAAACCGGTTGACTGGTTGTGCTGTGATTTCCGAGGGCATTACTGTTGTAGTAGTGGAAGGTGGAAGCAAATCCATTAAGAGGTATGGGAAGCTTATGCTTCGGCGAATCAACTGGGCTGAAGCTGTAAAAGATGACAAGGAcggagatgaagatgaagacgaAGAGAAACCACCTAACAAGTGTGTGCTGGTTTGGCAAGGTAGCGTTGCGAAATCAAGTTTCAACAGGTTCTCGGTTCACGAGTGCATCACCGAAGCAGCCGCGAAAAAGGTATTTGCTGATGCAAGAGTTGCCCATTACTGGGACCTTGCGGTTAATTTCTCTGAGAATGATTTTTGA
- the LOC105773286 gene encoding serine/arginine-rich splicing factor RS2Z32 isoform X3: MPRYDDRRGGTRLYVGHLSSRTRSRDLEDMFSRYGRVRDVDMKRDYAFVEFSDPRDADDARYSLNGRDLDGCRIIVEFAKGVPRGPGGSRDYAGRGPTPGSGRCFNCGIDGHWARDCKAGDWKNKCYRCGERGHIERDCQNSPKKLRPRSYSRSPSARRGRSRSRSYSRGRSDSRSRSPVKRERSFERDDRRSRSPKRHRRSPSPVRGRKHSPARDERSPQERRSPSPRDRRHANGSDYSGSPRGRSRTPDREADAGDRDYKSSAKENGNSRSPSPIPKDDRSPIYDEEDDDNHASPRRSESN; encoded by the exons ATGCCTAGGTATGATGATCGCCGTGGTGGCACTCGCCTTTATGTCGGTCACTTGTCTTCAAGGACAAGATCACGTGATCTTGAGGACATGTTTAGCAGATATGGAAG AGTACGTGATGTGGATATGAAGCGCGACTATGCATTCGTT GAATTCAGTGACCCTAGAGATGCTGATGATGCAAGATATTCATTGAATGGTCGAGACCTAGACGGATGCCGTATCATTGTGGAATTTGCCAAGGGA GTGCCCCGTGGCCCTGGTGGATCACGTGATTATGCTGGAAGAGGTCCTACTCCTGGATCTGGGCGCTGCTTCAATTGTGGAATCGATGGCCACTGGGCTCGTGATTGCAAAGCCGGCGATTGGAAGAATAAGTGTTACCGCTGTGGGGAACGAGGCCACATAGAAAGAGATTGTCAAAACAGTCCAAAGAAACTGAG ACCACGGAGTTACTCGCGTTCACCCAGTGCCCGACGTGGTCGAAGCAGAAGCCGCAGTTACAGCCGAGGGCGTAGTGACAG TAGATCAAGATCACCTGTGAAGCGAGAAAGAAGTTTTGAGCGCGACGATAGAAGATCAAGGAGTCCTAAGCGCCACAGGCGTTCTCCGTCCCCAGTTCGAGGGAGGAAGCATAGTCCAGCACGTGATGAAAGAAGCCCACAAGAGAGACGTAGCCCATCCCCAAGGGATCGCAGACATGCCAATGGTTCGGATTACAGTGGGAGTCCCAGGGGGAGGAGCAGAACTCCAGATCGTGAAGCTGATGCTGGAGACAGGGATTATAAGAGCTCCGCAAAGGAAAATGGGAACAGCCGCAGTCCTAGCCCGATCCCCAAGGATGATCGGAGCCCTATTtatgatgaagaagatgatgacaaTCATGCATCTCCGAGACGCAGCGAATCAAATTAA
- the LOC105773286 gene encoding serine/arginine-rich splicing factor RS2Z32 isoform X4: MPRYDDRRGGTRLYVGHLSSRTRSRDLEDMFSRYGRVRDVDMKRDYAFVEFSDPRDADDARYSLNGRDLDGCRIIVEFAKGVPRGPGGSRDYAGRGPTPGSGRCFNCGIDGHWARDCKAGDWKNKCYRCGERGHIERDCQNSPKKLRPRSYSRSPSARRGRSRSRSYSRGRSDRSRSPVKRERSFERDDRRSRSPKRHRRSPSPVRGRKHSPARDERSPQERRSPSPRDRRHANGSDYSGSPRGRSRTPDREADAGDRDYKSSAKENGNSRSPSPIPKDDRSPIYDEEDDDNHASPRRSESN; encoded by the exons ATGCCTAGGTATGATGATCGCCGTGGTGGCACTCGCCTTTATGTCGGTCACTTGTCTTCAAGGACAAGATCACGTGATCTTGAGGACATGTTTAGCAGATATGGAAG AGTACGTGATGTGGATATGAAGCGCGACTATGCATTCGTT GAATTCAGTGACCCTAGAGATGCTGATGATGCAAGATATTCATTGAATGGTCGAGACCTAGACGGATGCCGTATCATTGTGGAATTTGCCAAGGGA GTGCCCCGTGGCCCTGGTGGATCACGTGATTATGCTGGAAGAGGTCCTACTCCTGGATCTGGGCGCTGCTTCAATTGTGGAATCGATGGCCACTGGGCTCGTGATTGCAAAGCCGGCGATTGGAAGAATAAGTGTTACCGCTGTGGGGAACGAGGCCACATAGAAAGAGATTGTCAAAACAGTCCAAAGAAACTGAG ACCACGGAGTTACTCGCGTTCACCCAGTGCCCGACGTGGTCGAAGCAGAAGCCGCAGTTACAGCCGAGGGCGTAGTGACAG ATCAAGATCACCTGTGAAGCGAGAAAGAAGTTTTGAGCGCGACGATAGAAGATCAAGGAGTCCTAAGCGCCACAGGCGTTCTCCGTCCCCAGTTCGAGGGAGGAAGCATAGTCCAGCACGTGATGAAAGAAGCCCACAAGAGAGACGTAGCCCATCCCCAAGGGATCGCAGACATGCCAATGGTTCGGATTACAGTGGGAGTCCCAGGGGGAGGAGCAGAACTCCAGATCGTGAAGCTGATGCTGGAGACAGGGATTATAAGAGCTCCGCAAAGGAAAATGGGAACAGCCGCAGTCCTAGCCCGATCCCCAAGGATGATCGGAGCCCTATTtatgatgaagaagatgatgacaaTCATGCATCTCCGAGACGCAGCGAATCAAATTAA
- the LOC105773286 gene encoding serine/arginine-rich splicing factor RS2Z32 isoform X1, translating into MPRYDDRRGGTRLYVGHLSSRTRSRDLEDMFSRYGRVRDVDMKRDYAFVEFSDPRDADDARYSLNGRDLDGCRIIVEFAKGVPRGPGGSRDYAGRGPTPGSGRCFNCGIDGHWARDCKAGDWKNKCYRCGERGHIERDCQNSPKKLSRRPRSYSRSPSARRGRSRSRSYSRGRSDSRSRSPVKRERSFERDDRRSRSPKRHRRSPSPVRGRKHSPARDERSPQERRSPSPRDRRHANGSDYSGSPRGRSRTPDREADAGDRDYKSSAKENGNSRSPSPIPKDDRSPIYDEEDDDNHASPRRSESN; encoded by the exons ATGCCTAGGTATGATGATCGCCGTGGTGGCACTCGCCTTTATGTCGGTCACTTGTCTTCAAGGACAAGATCACGTGATCTTGAGGACATGTTTAGCAGATATGGAAG AGTACGTGATGTGGATATGAAGCGCGACTATGCATTCGTT GAATTCAGTGACCCTAGAGATGCTGATGATGCAAGATATTCATTGAATGGTCGAGACCTAGACGGATGCCGTATCATTGTGGAATTTGCCAAGGGA GTGCCCCGTGGCCCTGGTGGATCACGTGATTATGCTGGAAGAGGTCCTACTCCTGGATCTGGGCGCTGCTTCAATTGTGGAATCGATGGCCACTGGGCTCGTGATTGCAAAGCCGGCGATTGGAAGAATAAGTGTTACCGCTGTGGGGAACGAGGCCACATAGAAAGAGATTGTCAAAACAGTCCAAAGAAACTGAG CCGTAGACCACGGAGTTACTCGCGTTCACCCAGTGCCCGACGTGGTCGAAGCAGAAGCCGCAGTTACAGCCGAGGGCGTAGTGACAG TAGATCAAGATCACCTGTGAAGCGAGAAAGAAGTTTTGAGCGCGACGATAGAAGATCAAGGAGTCCTAAGCGCCACAGGCGTTCTCCGTCCCCAGTTCGAGGGAGGAAGCATAGTCCAGCACGTGATGAAAGAAGCCCACAAGAGAGACGTAGCCCATCCCCAAGGGATCGCAGACATGCCAATGGTTCGGATTACAGTGGGAGTCCCAGGGGGAGGAGCAGAACTCCAGATCGTGAAGCTGATGCTGGAGACAGGGATTATAAGAGCTCCGCAAAGGAAAATGGGAACAGCCGCAGTCCTAGCCCGATCCCCAAGGATGATCGGAGCCCTATTtatgatgaagaagatgatgacaaTCATGCATCTCCGAGACGCAGCGAATCAAATTAA
- the LOC105773286 gene encoding serine/arginine-rich splicing factor RS2Z32 isoform X2, which produces MPRYDDRRGGTRLYVGHLSSRTRSRDLEDMFSRYGRVRDVDMKRDYAFVEFSDPRDADDARYSLNGRDLDGCRIIVEFAKGVPRGPGGSRDYAGRGPTPGSGRCFNCGIDGHWARDCKAGDWKNKCYRCGERGHIERDCQNSPKKLSRRPRSYSRSPSARRGRSRSRSYSRGRSDRSRSPVKRERSFERDDRRSRSPKRHRRSPSPVRGRKHSPARDERSPQERRSPSPRDRRHANGSDYSGSPRGRSRTPDREADAGDRDYKSSAKENGNSRSPSPIPKDDRSPIYDEEDDDNHASPRRSESN; this is translated from the exons ATGCCTAGGTATGATGATCGCCGTGGTGGCACTCGCCTTTATGTCGGTCACTTGTCTTCAAGGACAAGATCACGTGATCTTGAGGACATGTTTAGCAGATATGGAAG AGTACGTGATGTGGATATGAAGCGCGACTATGCATTCGTT GAATTCAGTGACCCTAGAGATGCTGATGATGCAAGATATTCATTGAATGGTCGAGACCTAGACGGATGCCGTATCATTGTGGAATTTGCCAAGGGA GTGCCCCGTGGCCCTGGTGGATCACGTGATTATGCTGGAAGAGGTCCTACTCCTGGATCTGGGCGCTGCTTCAATTGTGGAATCGATGGCCACTGGGCTCGTGATTGCAAAGCCGGCGATTGGAAGAATAAGTGTTACCGCTGTGGGGAACGAGGCCACATAGAAAGAGATTGTCAAAACAGTCCAAAGAAACTGAG CCGTAGACCACGGAGTTACTCGCGTTCACCCAGTGCCCGACGTGGTCGAAGCAGAAGCCGCAGTTACAGCCGAGGGCGTAGTGACAG ATCAAGATCACCTGTGAAGCGAGAAAGAAGTTTTGAGCGCGACGATAGAAGATCAAGGAGTCCTAAGCGCCACAGGCGTTCTCCGTCCCCAGTTCGAGGGAGGAAGCATAGTCCAGCACGTGATGAAAGAAGCCCACAAGAGAGACGTAGCCCATCCCCAAGGGATCGCAGACATGCCAATGGTTCGGATTACAGTGGGAGTCCCAGGGGGAGGAGCAGAACTCCAGATCGTGAAGCTGATGCTGGAGACAGGGATTATAAGAGCTCCGCAAAGGAAAATGGGAACAGCCGCAGTCCTAGCCCGATCCCCAAGGATGATCGGAGCCCTATTtatgatgaagaagatgatgacaaTCATGCATCTCCGAGACGCAGCGAATCAAATTAA